From Pseudodesulfovibrio nedwellii:
TGGTCCACAGATCATCGAAGAATTCACCATGGTAAAACGCTGGAGCCAAGCCAGCGGATGGGTACAGCTCCAGGCTGGCAATGATTACACCTTTGTTCCCGGACGAAGTTGGATTTCTTTCACGGATCCCCTGCGAAGAGGAAACAAGGTACAAATTGTCTTTATGGCCTCGCCTGATTTGGACATCGTTTATACCAATTGGAACTGTGACAAGGGCAACTTCATCTACAATTACCAACCAAACACTACACGCTAAAATAGTAAAGGGCTTGGAAGCATTCCTTCCAAGCCCTTTATTTATTGGGAAACTATAAAAATCAGCCCCTTTAAAACAAAAGGCAGGCCAACTTGCAATCTTTCAACAAAGCATAGTAGTCATTCTATCGTAAAGATGAATTCCACTTTTTGCTCAATAAAACACTCTTCAGGAGGAATCTGCATGAAAAAAACAACCAGGTTCAGACAACTCATAAATGCTCCTGATATTCTCATGTTGCCAGTGGTCCACGACGGACTTTCTGCCATGGCCGTTGCTCAAGCGGGATTCAAGGCCACCAGTATCGCAGGGTACGGATCCGCCGGTAGCCTCTTGGGGCTGCCAGACTTCGGTTTACTGAGTTCCACCGAAATGCTTACCCATTATGCACATCTGATTGCCCGGGTCGACCTGCCCATCATGGTTGACATCGACACCGGATTTGGCGATGTCAACAATGTCATCCGTACGGTGCGTCAAGTAGAACAAATGGGTGCAGCCGCACTCTTTATAGAGGATCAAACCTACCCCAAACGTTGTGGGCATATGAGTGGCAAATCAGTTGTCGATGTAGATGAATACCTGCCCAAACTACGCGCTGCATTGTGGGCTCGCAAAGACCCTGACTTCGTTATAATGGCCCGAACTGACGCCCTTGCTGTATATGGACGAGACGAGGCCATACGCCGAGCCAAACTCTATGAAGAAGCGGGAGCTGACATGGTATTCGTTGAAGCGGTCACCTCGACCGAAGATATGCGCGAAGTCAATTCAGCGGTTTCGATACCCAGTGCGGCCAACATGATTGAGGGAGGCAAAACGCCTTTCATGACAGCCGATGAACTTCAAGAATTGGGATACGCGGTAGCCTGCTATCCATGCGGTTCAGTGTTCACAGCCGCCCGCGCCCTGCAAAAATGGGCTGAATACCTCAAGAGCAACCGCACCACGGCAGGCTTTTCCACACAGGAGAACATGATGAGCTTCGAGGAGTATTTCCGTTTCATCGGCGCCGAGGA
This genomic window contains:
- a CDS encoding isocitrate lyase/PEP mutase family protein is translated as MKKTTRFRQLINAPDILMLPVVHDGLSAMAVAQAGFKATSIAGYGSAGSLLGLPDFGLLSSTEMLTHYAHLIARVDLPIMVDIDTGFGDVNNVIRTVRQVEQMGAAALFIEDQTYPKRCGHMSGKSVVDVDEYLPKLRAALWARKDPDFVIMARTDALAVYGRDEAIRRAKLYEEAGADMVFVEAVTSTEDMREVNSAVSIPSAANMIEGGKTPFMTADELQELGYAVACYPCGSVFTAARALQKWAEYLKSNRTTAGFSTQENMMSFEEYFRFIGAEDIRKQEKQFFNK